The DNA window ACGATGGGGGCAGGGCGAACGGTCAAGGGCATGTGATGTCGGCCCCATTGGTCTGGTCGTCGGCCAGAAGCTGCAGCTCGGGTGGCAGGTTGCGCTGGTCAGCCGGGATGGCGGCCAGCGCGGCGGCGGCTGCTGGGTCCATGTCCGGCGGCCGGAATGTTTTGATGGCGCAGGCGGCGGGAGCGCCGTCGAGGACGATGGGGCCGTTCTTGTCGTCAATCATGCGGAAAGCGACGAAGAAGGTGGGGTCGTAGACCTCCAGCCTTATCTTCCCTGTGGATTTGAGCGGCGCCTTGGTCGGCAGCGTGAAGAACAGGATGAGGTGATCGCCGTCTTGCTGCAGCCAGTACTCAGTGGGCTTGTTGAAGTCGATGTCCTTGCCGTCGGCGGCGGTGATGAAGGTGAAGTAGGCGTAGTCCTTCAGCGATTTGACATTGAGGTCGGCGAGCGGCTTCAGTTCGTCGGCGCTGAGCTTGCCGTCGCCGTTGGTGTCGAGGCCCTGGCTTGCGAAGGCCGAATAGGCGTCATCGAAGCGCCAGATGTTGCGGATGGCGGTGATATCGCCCTTGCCGTCGAACACCACCTCGGCTTTGGCATCGACCCAGACGTGGG is part of the Pleomorphomonas sp. PLEO genome and encodes:
- a CDS encoding DUF1007 family protein, which gives rise to MTKRTNFFAAAFAGALAVAAPAAAHPHVWVDAKAEVVFDGKGDITAIRNIWRFDDAYSAFASQGLDTNGDGKLSADELKPLADLNVKSLKDYAYFTFITAADGKDIDFNKPTEYWLQQDGDHLILFFTLPTKAPLKSTGKIRLEVYDPTFFVAFRMIDDKNGPIVLDGAPAACAIKTFRPPDMDPAAAAALAAIPADQRNLPPELQLLADDQTNGADITCP